In the genome of Photobacterium sp. TLY01, one region contains:
- a CDS encoding YbaY family lipoprotein, whose translation MKKMFALLTLLVTAMVISACTNMINKDAGVGKVEGNLTYRERMALPDDALITVTLSDVSLMDAPAKVISRQSYLAAGKQVPFSFSLQYMEEEIKPSHTYAVSARIEVNGQLLFITDTANHVITDPAKTTQLDLMLVRVSQ comes from the coding sequence ATGAAAAAGATGTTTGCGTTACTAACCTTATTGGTCACGGCTATGGTTATCTCAGCATGTACAAATATGATCAATAAAGATGCAGGTGTCGGAAAAGTTGAAGGTAATCTGACTTATCGTGAGCGTATGGCGCTTCCTGATGATGCGCTGATTACGGTGACCTTGTCAGATGTTTCTCTGATGGATGCGCCCGCGAAAGTGATCAGCCGCCAGTCGTATCTGGCTGCAGGCAAGCAGGTGCCTTTTTCGTTCAGCCTTCAGTATATGGAAGAAGAGATTAAGCCATCTCATACCTATGCTGTGAGCGCTCGAATCGAAGTGAACGGTCAACTGCTGTTCATCACAGACACCGCCAATCATGTGATTACCGATCCGGCCAAAACTACTCAGCTGGATCTGATGCTGGTACGCGTCAGCCAGTAA
- a CDS encoding MGMT family protein, with translation MDDFKHQIYSQIAQIPFGKVSTYGDIARFAGFPGYARHVGKLLGQLPEGSTLPWFRVINSQGKISQQGDDFLRQRQCLIADGIEVSVTGRISLKRYRWDGFPEV, from the coding sequence ATGGACGACTTTAAGCATCAAATCTACAGCCAGATCGCGCAGATTCCTTTTGGCAAAGTGTCAACTTACGGTGATATTGCCCGCTTTGCAGGCTTTCCCGGTTATGCCCGTCATGTGGGAAAACTGTTAGGCCAGTTGCCGGAAGGTTCTACGCTACCCTGGTTCCGGGTGATCAACAGTCAGGGGAAAATCTCACAGCAGGGTGATGACTTCCTGCGCCAGCGACAATGTCTGATTGCTGATGGCATTGAGGTTTCTGTTACGGGCAGGATTTCTTTGAAGCGTTACCGCTGGGACGGGTTTCCGGAGGTATAG
- a CDS encoding xanthine dehydrogenase family protein molybdopterin-binding subunit — translation MLLSSVHASENNQIEKFRANWKKDNKPHFRFDAIEKVTGQKIYGRDYRAVDMPGWPDEQHHALIIRASIANRVYQGFDISFLPSDMQPYKVITAEDLKAHHIDWIEEFGGNMLLEKGRTPDYLGHEIAVLLFDSFDAFNKAKNRIQFNKDVVQYGEKTPLVAASRDPYASWRIIREQGLSGQNDRYSALQDGLFFPDYVKHRPVWPDAENSPDDNGKRGMFYAQQLHNDMADQDEWFVLNRTYHTQSIEPMAFEPESYNGWYDKTSKTMHIVISSQSAQHFYYEAGKAIAKSSLASDIQNVVVHTPYIGGGFGSKDHTHFPYYGILASLFAKAPVRLANDRFEQFQYGLKRHPFKMVNQLAFDKKTKKIAGLVSDMEVDGGGRINFSPSVTMVGASALQGIYYIPRNDIAAVCYPSQTPHAGSMRGYGTLQSMSAMEMMLNEAAAELDIDPIELRKINALRPGERNTQGARPNGDMRYVEMLELAEKHPTWVNRQSAKKAFEAKNPGKLYGVGFGIVSKDYGTGAAAPSSSVELTPEGKIIVKTCSVEMGTGIDTSQGSLVSKYLGTVADEVQMAVTEEFDAMELFATDNPYITSQERQDQMSKNPRWTPVVSMSTAASMSSFYQAQTTENAARILFEHSLFPAAVEIWKKRYFNGELATPDFIDITEAHWNKDGLTIKGYPPIDLVTLAKKAHLDGMITAVMTHAFNRWAWATAEFEINGETKRYPLDAIAVKRGIGARNVATNRFGYQVIERKSVDYPSTQLNNAMVTYYAPCATLAEISVEKASGNVEILSTHTWLEPGKVLVEQLVEGQVEGGLTMGVGHALYEYLPNDENGAGNGTWNLNRYQVPLAKHNGVWHLTHTMLPPLSESDPAKGIAEVVMIPVVPALIEAIYQATHIRFYHTPVRPQDIIEAMKS, via the coding sequence ATGTTGCTAAGCAGTGTCCATGCCTCGGAAAACAACCAGATAGAAAAATTTCGGGCGAACTGGAAAAAAGATAACAAACCACATTTTCGGTTCGATGCCATTGAAAAGGTCACGGGGCAAAAAATCTACGGTCGGGATTACCGTGCTGTTGATATGCCAGGCTGGCCTGATGAGCAGCATCACGCCTTGATCATCCGCGCCTCCATCGCAAACCGTGTTTATCAGGGGTTTGATATTTCTTTCCTGCCAAGCGACATGCAGCCTTATAAGGTCATTACTGCTGAAGATCTTAAAGCGCATCATATTGATTGGATTGAAGAGTTTGGCGGCAATATGTTGCTTGAAAAGGGGCGTACACCAGATTATCTCGGTCATGAAATTGCGGTGCTTTTATTTGATTCGTTTGACGCCTTCAATAAGGCAAAAAACCGCATTCAGTTCAATAAAGATGTGGTGCAGTATGGTGAAAAAACACCTTTGGTGGCCGCATCCCGAGATCCTTACGCTTCCTGGCGTATCATCCGTGAGCAAGGTCTGTCGGGGCAAAATGATCGTTACAGCGCATTACAAGACGGCTTGTTTTTTCCTGATTATGTAAAGCACAGACCCGTATGGCCGGATGCGGAAAACAGCCCGGATGATAACGGTAAGCGCGGCATGTTCTATGCGCAGCAGTTACACAATGATATGGCTGATCAGGATGAGTGGTTTGTTCTGAATCGTACCTATCATACTCAGTCGATTGAGCCGATGGCATTCGAGCCCGAATCCTACAATGGCTGGTATGACAAAACGTCTAAGACCATGCACATCGTAATCTCAAGCCAGTCAGCACAACATTTTTACTATGAAGCAGGAAAAGCCATCGCCAAAAGTTCACTGGCCAGTGATATTCAAAACGTGGTGGTGCATACGCCCTATATTGGTGGCGGTTTTGGCTCAAAGGACCACACCCATTTTCCTTATTACGGCATCCTGGCCTCGCTCTTTGCGAAAGCCCCGGTACGTTTGGCAAACGACAGATTCGAGCAGTTTCAATACGGTCTGAAACGCCACCCATTTAAGATGGTGAACCAACTGGCCTTTGATAAAAAGACCAAGAAAATTGCTGGATTGGTTTCTGATATGGAAGTGGACGGTGGTGGCCGGATTAATTTCTCGCCTTCAGTGACTATGGTTGGTGCCAGCGCGCTTCAGGGGATCTACTACATTCCACGTAATGATATCGCCGCGGTATGTTACCCGTCACAAACGCCTCACGCGGGGTCGATGCGCGGCTATGGCACATTACAGTCGATGTCAGCAATGGAAATGATGTTGAATGAAGCAGCAGCCGAGTTAGACATCGATCCGATAGAACTGCGTAAAATCAACGCCCTCAGGCCGGGAGAGAGAAATACACAAGGCGCACGCCCGAATGGTGATATGCGTTATGTTGAGATGCTGGAACTGGCTGAGAAGCATCCGACCTGGGTGAACCGGCAGTCGGCGAAGAAAGCGTTTGAGGCCAAAAATCCGGGTAAACTTTACGGTGTTGGCTTTGGTATCGTCTCTAAAGATTATGGGACGGGCGCAGCTGCACCTTCATCCAGCGTTGAGCTGACCCCAGAAGGTAAGATCATCGTGAAGACCTGTTCTGTGGAAATGGGGACAGGTATTGATACATCGCAAGGCTCGCTGGTGTCTAAGTATTTAGGGACCGTTGCTGATGAAGTGCAAATGGCGGTCACGGAAGAATTTGATGCCATGGAACTGTTCGCCACCGATAATCCGTATATCACTTCACAGGAACGTCAGGATCAAATGTCGAAAAATCCGCGCTGGACGCCCGTCGTTTCTATGTCAACAGCGGCCAGTATGTCGAGCTTCTATCAGGCCCAGACCACAGAGAATGCAGCGCGTATCTTGTTTGAACACTCCTTGTTCCCTGCAGCGGTCGAGATTTGGAAGAAGCGTTATTTTAACGGCGAATTAGCCACCCCGGATTTTATCGATATTACAGAGGCACATTGGAATAAGGACGGCCTGACGATCAAAGGTTACCCGCCCATTGATTTAGTGACTCTGGCAAAAAAAGCACACCTCGATGGCATGATCACCGCTGTCATGACTCATGCGTTTAACCGCTGGGCCTGGGCAACGGCTGAGTTCGAAATCAATGGAGAAACTAAGCGCTACCCCTTAGACGCGATAGCCGTCAAACGCGGCATTGGCGCCCGGAATGTGGCAACGAACCGCTTTGGGTATCAGGTGATTGAACGCAAGAGTGTCGATTACCCCAGTACTCAGCTGAACAATGCCATGGTGACCTATTACGCCCCTTGCGCCACCTTAGCTGAAATCTCGGTAGAAAAAGCCTCGGGTAACGTGGAAATCTTATCGACCCACACTTGGTTAGAGCCGGGTAAAGTACTGGTTGAGCAGCTCGTTGAAGGTCAAGTCGAAGGCGGCCTGACGATGGGGGTGGGTCATGCGCTGTATGAATACCTGCCAAATGATGAAAACGGTGCAGGCAATGGTACGTGGAACCTGAACCGTTATCAGGTGCCGCTGGCTAAACATAATGGTGTGTGGCACCTCACACACACCATGCTGCCGCCGTTATCTGAGTCAGATCCTGCCAAAGGTATTGCGGAAGTGGTCATGATCCCTGTGGTGCCTGCATTGATAGAAGCGATTTATCAGGCCACCCATATCCGCTTTTACCATACCCCGGTCAGGCCACAAGATATTATCGAGGCAATGAAGTCATGA
- a CDS encoding (2Fe-2S)-binding protein: MSMISLTINNQLYGPLEVDPEVKMTDFLHEFLNLTGTKFGCGQGVCQACTIIVDNDDGTSDTVRTCITNAVVFNGKKLRTIEGHATTNQAGEIIALHPVQEAFVTNFSFQCGWCTSGFTNKTVALIEKLKRNPIPKDQVQQVIEAELKDHICRCTGYVKYYKAVKALILATEGATV; encoded by the coding sequence ATGAGTATGATCAGTTTAACTATCAACAATCAGTTGTACGGTCCGCTGGAGGTTGATCCTGAAGTGAAAATGACCGACTTTCTGCATGAGTTCTTAAACTTAACCGGCACCAAATTCGGCTGCGGCCAGGGGGTCTGTCAGGCTTGTACCATTATCGTGGATAATGACGATGGGACCAGTGACACAGTGCGAACCTGCATTACGAACGCTGTGGTCTTTAATGGCAAGAAGCTGCGTACAATTGAAGGCCACGCGACAACCAATCAAGCCGGAGAAATTATTGCACTGCATCCGGTACAAGAAGCTTTTGTGACGAATTTTTCCTTCCAGTGTGGCTGGTGTACATCGGGCTTTACCAATAAAACCGTGGCTTTAATTGAGAAACTGAAACGCAATCCGATTCCCAAAGATCAGGTTCAACAAGTCATTGAGGCTGAGCTCAAAGATCATATTTGCCGCTGTACTGGCTATGTGAAGTATTACAAAGCGGTGAAAGCGCTGATCTTAGCGACTGAAGGAGCGACGGTATAA